The Lycium barbarum isolate Lr01 chromosome 10, ASM1917538v2, whole genome shotgun sequence genome includes a region encoding these proteins:
- the LOC132615836 gene encoding cleavage and polyadenylation specificity factor subunit 3-I-like, whose product MASTGQPQSSLKRPSPAVNREGDKLSITPLGAGNEVGRSCVYMTFKGKTIMFDCGIHPAYSGMSALPYFDEIDPSTIDVLLVTHFHLDHAASLPYFLEKTTFKGRVFMTHATKAIYKLLLSDYVKVSKVSVEDMLFDEHDILRSMDKIEVIDFHQTMEVNGIRFWCYTAGHVLGAAMFMVDIAGVRVLYTGDYSREEDRHLRAAETPQFSPDICIIESTYGVQLHMPRQIREKLFTDVIHSTLMQGGRVLIPAFALGRAQELLLILDEYWSNHPELANFPIYYASPLARRCMAVYQTYINAMNERIRNQFVSSNPFNFKHISSLNSIEDFIDNKPCVVMASPSSLQSGLSRQLFDKWCSDKKNACVIPGYVVEGTLAKTIINGPKEVTLTNGLSAPLNMHVHYISFSAHVDYSQTSTFLKELMPPNIILVHGEANEMGRLKQKLTSLFADGNTKIVTPKNCQSVEMYFNSEKMAKTIGKLAEKPPEVGEIVSGLLVKKGFTYQIMAPDDLHVFSQLSTANITQRITIPYSGAFAVIQHRLKQIYESVESSTDEESGVPTLRVHERVTVKQESENHISLHWPADPISDMVSDSVVALVLNAGREMPKVSIESETSINEQEDVKKVEKIVHALLISLFGDVKFGEDGKLVINVDGSVAHLNKQTGDVECENEGLKERVRTAYRRIRSAVKPIPLSVS is encoded by the exons tttGACTGTGGCATTCATCCAGCTTACTCAGGCATGTCTGCGTTGCCCTATTTTGATGAAATTGATCCTTCAACTATTGATGTTCTTCTTGTTACCCA TTTTCACTTGGATCATGCTGCATCTCTTCCTTATTTTCTCGAAAAG ACTACATTTAAAGGGCGCGTTTTCATGACTCATGCCACAAAGGCCATATACAAGTTGCTTTTGTCAGATTATGTTAAAGTGAGCAAAGTCTCGGTTGAAGATATGTTATTTGATGAACATGACATTCTTCGCTCCATGGACAAAATTGAG GTTATCGACTTCCATCAGACTATGGAAGTAAATGGTATTCGCTTTTGGTGTTATACTGCTGGTCATGTACTTGGTGCTGCCATGTTTATGGTTGATATTGCTGGTGTTCGAGTTCTCTATACGGGAGACTACTCCCGTGAAGAAGACAGGCATCTCCGCGCGGCTGAGACCCCACAATTTTCTCCAGATATTTGCATTATAGAATCAACTTATGGTGTTCAACTCCATATGCCACGTCAGATAAGAGAGAAGCTTTTCACGGATGTGATACATTCAACACTCATGCAAGGGGGTCGGGTGCTGATTCCTGCCTTCGCCTTGGGACGTGCACAGGAACTTCTCCTTATCCTGGATGAGTATTGGTCTAACCATCCTGAACTAGCTAATTTCCCCATATATTATGCTTCTCCACTTGCAAGAAGGTGCATGGCTGTATATCAGACATACATCAATGCCATGAATGAGAGGATCCGCAATCAATTTGTCAGTTCTAATCCCTTTAATTTCAAGCATATATCTTCCCTGAACAGTATTGAAGATTTTATAGACAACAAGCCATGTGTGGTGATGGCAAGTCCAAGTAGTCTTCAGAGTGGTTTGTCAAGGCAACTGTTCGATAAGTGGTGCTCTGACAAGAAAAATGCTTGTGTTATACCTGGGTATGTAGTGGAAGGGACCTTGGCGAAGACTATTATCAATGGGCCGAAGGAGGTCACCCTCACAAATGGCTTGTCTGCTCCACTTAATATGCACGTGCATTATATATCATTCTCAGCTCACGTGGATTATTCTCAGACAAGTACTTTCTTGAAAGAACTTATGCCTCCCAACATAATTCTAGTCCATGGAGAGGCTAATGAGATGGGAAGGCTCAAGCAGAAACTTACCTCCCTCTTTGCCGATGGGAATACTAAAATTGTTACTCCCAAGAACTGTCAGTCAGTTGAAATGTACTTCAACTCTGAGAAAATGGCGAAAACTATTGGAAAGCTGGCTGAAAAACCCCCGGAAGTGGGCGAAATTGTCAGTGGTTTACTTGTGAAGAAAGGTTTCACTTACCAGATCATGGCACCTGATGATCTCCATGTCTTTTCTCAGCTATCCACTGCAAATATCACACAGAGAATTACTATCCCATATTCAGGCGCTTTTGCTGTTATACAACACAGGCTTAAGCAGATCTATGAAAGTGTGGAGTCCTCAACAGATGAGGAATCTGGTGTCCCAACCTTACGGGTGCATGAGCGAGTGACGGTGAAGCAGGAGTCAGAGAATCATATCTCCCTTCATTGGCCAGCAGATCCAATTAGTGACATGGTATCTGACTCCGTTGTGGCATTGGTTCTGAATGCCGGCAGGGAGATGCCTAAAGTATCAATTGAGTCAGAAACTTCCATTAACGAGCAGGAAGATGTAAAGAAAGTTGAGAAAATAGTCCATGCGCTCCTGATTTCTCTGTTTGGTGACGTGAAATTTGGGGAAGATGGTAAGCTGGTAATCAATGTTGATGGGAGTGTGGCTCATCTTAATAAACAAACTGGTGACGTTGAATGTGAAAATGAAGGTCTGAAGGAGAGAGTTAGGACTGCATACCGGAGAATTAGAAGTGCTGTGAAGCCAATACCGCTTTCTGTGTCTTAG